One stretch of Buteo buteo chromosome Z, bButBut1.hap1.1, whole genome shotgun sequence DNA includes these proteins:
- the HINT1 gene encoding adenosine 5'-monophosphoramidase HINT1 encodes MADEVSRAQTARPGGDTIFGKIIRKEIPANIIYEDEQCLAFHDISPQAPTHFLVIPKKPIVRLSEAEDSDESLLGHLMIVGKKCAANLGLTNGFRMVVNEGPEGGQSVYHVHLHVLGGRQLGWPPG; translated from the exons ATGGCGGACGAGGTCAGCAGGGCCCAGACCGCTCGCCCCGGCGGCGACACCATCTTCGGAAAGATCATCCGCAAGGAGATCCCCGCCAATATCATCTATGAGGACGAGCAG TGCCTTGCGTTCCACGATATTTCACCCCAAGCTCCAACACATTTCTTAGTGATTCCTAAGAAGCCAATTGTCAGGTTATCTGAAGCAGAAGATTCTGATGAATCT cttctTGGGCATTTAATGATTGTTGGCAAGAAGTGTGCTGCTAACCTGGGCCTGACCAATGGATTCCGGATGGTTGTGAATGAAGGGCCTGAGGGTGGGCAGTCTGTCTATCATGTACATCTCCATGTTCTGGGTGGTCGTCAGTTGGGCTGGCCTCCCGGCTGA